The genomic window GATTGACCATGGCCGCCTTGCTCATGCCGTACGCCCCGATGAAGGGGGATGCGGAGACTCCGGCGATCGACGCGATGTTCACGATCGCACCGCCGTTCTCCTTCTGCCATGCCTTCCAGGTCTGCTGGGCGAAGCCGAGCGCCGAGATCACGTTGGTCTCGTAGACCTTGCGGGCGACGCCCAGGTCGAGTTCGGCGATGGGGCCGAAGACCGGGTTGGTGCCGGCGTTGTTGACGAGGAAGTCGACGCGGCCGAACGCCTCCATCACCCGCTCGACGGCGGCCGCCTGGTGGGACTCGTCATGGGCCTTGCCGGCGACGGCGATCACCCGGTCGGCGCCGAGCTGCTCGACGGCCTCCTTGAGCGCGTCCTCTCCGCGCCCGGTGATGCAGACGCGGTCACCTCGGGCGACGAGCGCCTCGGCGACGCCGTAGCCGATGCCCCGGCTGGCGCCCGT from Streptomyces sp. FIT100 includes these protein-coding regions:
- a CDS encoding SDR family oxidoreductase; this translates as MTTKELPPLSGKVALVTGASRGIGYGVAEALVARGDRVCITGRGEDALKEAVEQLGADRVIAVAGKAHDESHQAAAVERVMEAFGRVDFLVNNAGTNPVFGPIAELDLGVARKVYETNVISALGFAQQTWKAWQKENGGAIVNIASIAGVSASPFIGAYGMSKAAMVNLTLQLAHEFAPRVRVNAIAPAVIKTRFAEALYEGREAEAAAAYPLGRLGVPEDIGGAAAFLTSDQSDWITGQTLVVDGGIFLNAGVH